Proteins found in one Sporosarcina sp. FSL K6-3457 genomic segment:
- a CDS encoding O-antigen ligase family protein — MTIIKEKLKEKDTLYFIVALAVMGIALFLPTSIALILSSLFFALFAFLRPQQSLLFLVVYVSIRPFLLEVNTGLKLIGDLITLVAFAKLVLSSGREWKSLFTFKWFEWTFFAFLLFGSIIGLTQGVLISSVIFQIRTFVIMYLLYYIVSRMFVSENWLKQFAWVTVWTSLILSLHGLVEKLSMRTLLLPDAWKYKTLSATNAVRIYGLTGNPNSLGLLLLFGIIAILFLQYIYKSEKYKWFLMINLVLFLGTFIMTYSRGTWISAAVFGAVFIVSTKNWKMLKRLALAGVASLILVYYPVNLGVKLFAEYGFKTQSIVPPGGIAERFNETFDEKNLALMSESGRFFYIEKGFEVFKDNPVTGTGFGSYGGSATLSYGSPIYKYYGIRSDIYGGKYFYSDNQYIQVIAETGAIGVVLFTAFLLTMLGMFWKERKTTFGKFMIAFWLATGFSGFYYNIWELKLYTMFFFLIFGAFASQTNQYVKLKMKDL, encoded by the coding sequence ATGACAATTATAAAAGAGAAATTAAAAGAAAAAGATACATTGTATTTCATAGTAGCACTAGCGGTGATGGGTATTGCATTATTCCTTCCAACGTCGATTGCTCTTATCCTCAGTTCGTTATTTTTTGCACTATTCGCCTTTTTGAGGCCGCAACAAAGCTTGTTGTTCCTTGTAGTGTATGTCAGTATTCGCCCATTTCTATTAGAAGTGAATACGGGACTTAAACTCATCGGGGATCTGATCACACTTGTTGCCTTTGCAAAACTAGTGCTATCGAGTGGGAGAGAGTGGAAGTCTTTGTTCACATTCAAATGGTTTGAGTGGACGTTCTTTGCCTTCCTGCTATTTGGCTCTATTATCGGGCTTACACAAGGTGTACTCATTTCTTCCGTTATTTTCCAAATTAGAACGTTTGTCATTATGTATTTGCTCTATTACATCGTGTCACGGATGTTTGTATCAGAAAATTGGCTGAAGCAGTTTGCATGGGTGACGGTGTGGACAAGTTTGATTTTATCGCTTCATGGATTGGTTGAAAAGCTATCTATGAGAACGCTGTTGTTGCCAGATGCTTGGAAATATAAGACGTTATCTGCAACGAACGCTGTAAGAATTTATGGATTAACGGGTAATCCAAACTCGCTAGGCTTACTGTTGTTATTCGGAATAATTGCTATCCTATTTCTTCAATACATCTATAAATCAGAGAAATATAAATGGTTTTTGATGATTAACCTTGTATTATTCCTTGGTACATTTATCATGACTTACTCACGTGGTACTTGGATTTCGGCAGCTGTTTTCGGAGCTGTCTTCATCGTGTCAACAAAGAACTGGAAGATGCTCAAACGCCTTGCGCTCGCAGGTGTTGCTTCACTTATACTGGTTTATTACCCAGTGAACTTAGGTGTGAAGCTCTTTGCCGAATATGGATTCAAAACGCAATCTATTGTACCACCAGGTGGTATCGCTGAGCGTTTCAATGAAACATTTGACGAAAAAAACTTAGCACTTATGAGCGAAAGTGGTCGCTTTTTCTACATCGAAAAAGGATTTGAAGTATTTAAGGATAACCCCGTGACAGGTACTGGATTTGGTTCGTATGGTGGATCGGCTACGTTGTCCTACGGGTCCCCTATTTATAAATACTATGGAATTCGTTCGGATATTTACGGTGGAAAGTATTTCTACTCAGATAACCAATACATTCAAGTCATTGCTGAAACGGGAGCAATTGGTGTAGTCTTGTTTACTGCATTCCTCCTCACGATGCTTGGTATGTTTTGGAAAGAACGCAAGACTACTTTTGGTAAATTTATGATTGCTTTTTGGCTAGCAACAGGATTCTCCGGTTTCTACTATAATATTTGGGAATTGAAGTTGTATACTATGTTCTTCTTCCTAATTTTTGGGGCATTTGCCTCGCAGACCAATCAATATGTTAAGTTAAAAATGAAAGATTTGTGA
- a CDS encoding polysaccharide pyruvyl transferase family protein encodes MKIGIVGNYGNDNNGDEAILLSLVKQVTSTFNISSEQLTVFSNNPDQTAKRYGVSSFPLYYKNGNAVKTFFKTYRLNKEVVKTFDLLIIGGGGILMDLYRREAPLYGSYAMMAKNSNIPYVIYGCGAGPLLSGLGKWFIRYMCKHAESISVRDPESADLLQAIGVKEQVQIIGDPAFSLRKVVQDKATVPTKIGITAVPYYNAGYWPEGNTAIYNDYVDGMAKNLDNLAAQHDVELTFFATKFPQDADVTKDIVKKMTHKEKTTIIDDNLLPDRILDITAQQDVIIGTRLHSLILATCTETPIMAISYHHKVNDFMKLANLEKYAFPIGDIHHQSTLFVDAFTDMKENWSATIDDTKNLSIELYDEAMKGTKQFTEAIKHK; translated from the coding sequence ATGAAAATCGGTATTGTCGGCAATTATGGGAATGATAATAATGGAGATGAAGCGATTTTGCTAAGTCTCGTTAAGCAGGTCACGTCGACCTTCAATATAAGTAGTGAACAGCTCACAGTTTTTAGTAATAACCCTGACCAGACAGCGAAACGCTATGGTGTCAGTAGTTTTCCTCTTTACTATAAAAATGGGAATGCGGTCAAAACATTTTTCAAAACGTACCGTCTCAATAAAGAAGTCGTGAAGACATTCGATTTGCTGATTATTGGCGGTGGCGGTATTTTAATGGACTTGTATCGGAGAGAAGCCCCGTTGTATGGTTCGTATGCTATGATGGCTAAAAATTCGAATATACCTTATGTCATTTATGGCTGTGGAGCAGGCCCGCTGCTATCAGGGTTGGGTAAATGGTTCATTCGCTATATGTGTAAACACGCGGAAAGTATTTCAGTACGTGATCCCGAATCAGCAGACTTGTTACAAGCGATTGGTGTGAAAGAACAAGTGCAAATAATTGGCGATCCGGCATTCTCATTACGGAAAGTCGTGCAGGACAAAGCAACTGTCCCGACGAAAATTGGAATTACAGCAGTACCCTATTACAATGCAGGTTATTGGCCAGAAGGAAATACTGCCATCTATAATGATTATGTTGATGGTATGGCGAAAAACTTGGATAATCTTGCGGCGCAGCATGATGTGGAACTGACATTTTTTGCAACAAAGTTTCCACAGGATGCTGATGTAACGAAAGATATTGTCAAAAAAATGACGCACAAAGAGAAAACAACAATTATCGATGATAATCTCCTACCAGATAGGATTCTCGATATCACGGCACAGCAAGATGTGATAATTGGGACACGATTGCATTCATTGATTTTGGCAACTTGTACGGAAACGCCAATTATGGCGATTTCGTATCACCATAAAGTGAATGACTTCATGAAACTAGCGAACTTAGAGAAGTATGCGTTCCCGATTGGTGACATCCATCACCAGTCGACATTGTTTGTCGATGCATTCACTGACATGAAAGAAAACTGGTCAGCGACAATCGACGATACGAAAAATCTTTCGATCGAGCTATACGATGAAGCAATGAAGGGCACAAAACAGTTTACAGAAGCTATTAAGCATAAATAA
- a CDS encoding S-layer homology domain-containing protein: MTYSQYANSTTNYINHLAVNLGDPYTKLAVGLPSPIAKTATTTAQANRDSRDENRVVGAVNASFFDMKSGLPMYLISQGNDIVNGGVISSSSSYYVSQPIAFGVTKDGLAEIDTFKLGVQIGYKGQNYQITGLNRERQNDETIIFTPQYNSKNTNSNEFGIEVVIDTGQPITNTQYGQQLTGKVVKVRGYGSKEKLEIPQTGFVLSVHGAKGLERFKGMNVGDDVSLSLSIDDKWMDSQFMLASGPMLVKDGKRNITMNTSNWRASTPTARTAIAISKDKKQVHLVTVDNVSGYSKGMTLTQFANYLVAQGYDRAINFDGGGSTAMGVRNYGSNTVVLANRTTAAERRVSAIIEAISTAPVSEPAHLNVSRNQVGTMLVGATTSLNINHVLDAYYNPLKVDASQLVTTSENGNLSANGLAYSALTAGEDRVTVQYGNAKQSFPVTIVDEPAKLTISPSTTKVKPGATVAFKANATDAQGKPIIYSPEQVKWSVTGDIGTITQSGSFKAANKSGKGTVTVTLGTKTASIPISLSDGTPAFTDIPANYAYYTEISYLKDLGYIQGDLDGKFNPGNTLSREHAAVILSRVFNLNTAAAGGQKFTDVPTTHRYFNEINAIASANLVGGKGDGTFDPAGQLTRAQMAAILVKAYNLSGESTKKFNDVPSSHWAYKQIHILAQNGVTTGNEKGNFDPNKPVNRAQFSAFLYRSINQ, from the coding sequence GTGACATACTCACAATATGCCAATTCGACAACCAATTACATAAACCATCTAGCGGTTAACTTAGGAGATCCTTATACGAAATTGGCAGTTGGTTTACCGTCACCTATTGCCAAAACAGCAACGACAACAGCTCAAGCGAATCGAGATTCAAGGGATGAAAATCGAGTGGTAGGTGCAGTGAACGCTTCGTTTTTCGATATGAAAAGTGGCTTGCCAATGTATTTAATCTCGCAAGGCAATGACATTGTCAACGGAGGCGTTATTTCCAGCTCATCTAGCTATTATGTGAGTCAGCCGATTGCCTTTGGTGTAACAAAAGATGGACTAGCTGAAATCGATACGTTTAAATTAGGCGTACAGATCGGCTACAAAGGTCAAAACTATCAAATTACAGGATTGAATCGTGAGCGTCAGAACGACGAAACGATTATTTTTACCCCGCAATACAATAGTAAAAATACTAATTCCAATGAATTTGGGATTGAAGTCGTCATTGATACAGGTCAGCCGATTACGAATACACAGTATGGTCAACAGCTGACAGGGAAAGTTGTGAAAGTACGGGGCTACGGATCAAAAGAGAAATTGGAAATTCCACAAACAGGATTCGTCCTTTCTGTTCACGGTGCAAAAGGGTTAGAACGCTTTAAAGGCATGAATGTTGGGGATGATGTTTCCCTTTCTTTATCCATCGACGATAAATGGATGGATTCTCAATTTATGTTGGCGAGTGGTCCGATGTTAGTAAAAGACGGCAAGCGAAATATTACGATGAACACATCCAATTGGCGTGCCAGTACGCCAACAGCACGGACAGCAATTGCCATTAGTAAAGATAAGAAGCAAGTGCATTTAGTTACTGTAGATAATGTCAGCGGCTATAGTAAAGGAATGACATTGACGCAGTTTGCTAATTATTTGGTGGCACAGGGTTATGATCGTGCTATCAATTTTGACGGTGGTGGTTCAACGGCTATGGGCGTACGAAATTACGGGAGCAACACCGTAGTATTGGCAAACCGGACAACAGCCGCAGAGCGGAGAGTATCTGCGATTATTGAAGCGATTAGTACGGCACCTGTTAGTGAGCCGGCACATTTGAACGTATCGCGTAATCAAGTGGGCACGATGTTGGTAGGTGCAACAACTTCGTTGAACATCAACCATGTGCTTGATGCTTACTATAATCCGTTAAAAGTGGATGCTAGCCAGCTAGTAACTACTTCAGAGAATGGCAATTTATCTGCTAATGGACTAGCCTACAGCGCACTTACAGCTGGTGAAGATCGCGTGACTGTACAATACGGCAATGCGAAACAAAGCTTCCCTGTGACAATTGTTGACGAACCAGCGAAGTTGACAATTTCACCATCTACAACGAAAGTGAAGCCAGGTGCTACAGTCGCATTTAAAGCGAATGCAACGGATGCACAAGGGAAACCAATTATTTATTCACCAGAGCAGGTTAAGTGGAGTGTGACAGGTGATATCGGAACAATCACACAGTCTGGTAGTTTCAAAGCTGCCAATAAATCTGGAAAAGGTACTGTTACTGTGACATTAGGAACGAAAACGGCTAGTATTCCTATCTCATTATCGGATGGAACACCTGCATTTACGGATATTCCTGCTAACTATGCCTACTATACAGAGATTAGTTATTTGAAGGATCTCGGCTATATTCAAGGGGATCTGGACGGCAAATTCAACCCAGGTAACACATTGTCTCGCGAGCATGCGGCAGTTATTTTGAGTCGAGTATTCAATTTGAATACAGCTGCAGCGGGTGGACAGAAATTTACAGATGTCCCAACAACGCATCGTTATTTTAATGAAATCAATGCGATTGCAAGTGCTAATTTAGTAGGTGGTAAAGGGGACGGAACATTCGATCCAGCTGGCCAGTTGACACGTGCACAAATGGCGGCCATTCTCGTCAAAGCATACAATTTGTCAGGTGAGTCAACGAAGAAATTCAACGATGTCCCATCCAGCCATTGGGCGTATAAGCAAATTCATATTTTGGCACAGAACGGTGTGACGACAGGTAACGAAAAAGGTAATTTCGATCCAAATAAACCAGTTAATCGTGCGCAATTTAGTGCATTCTTGTATCGTAGTATTAATCAGTAA
- a CDS encoding LacI family DNA-binding transcriptional regulator, giving the protein MANIRDVAKKAGVSVATISRYLNKKGYVSKEAKEVIEQAIKDLNYKPNQVARSLSTKQTKFIGLIVPDIMNPFFPELARAVEDVALMYGYTVVLCNSDRKAEKEIHYIETLKQKYVAGFIVTTNQLQASHYQDLDLPIVALDRTIHTSIPTVSSNNKEGARMGTTYLLEQGCRNIVCLRGPEGLGPADDRLAGFLEAVKEKNITTHIIECPFHFEQSEKIAQEFLSDTKGIDGVFASSDVSAAGVLKAAHTLGIAVPDDLQVVGFDGITLGGMLTPGLTTVAQDVYKMGTLATRMLIKLIEGIELEDKEIQVPVKLVIRGTTRSEEG; this is encoded by the coding sequence TTGGCGAATATTCGAGATGTGGCAAAAAAAGCAGGCGTGTCAGTCGCGACTATTTCACGCTATTTGAACAAGAAGGGCTATGTTAGTAAAGAGGCCAAAGAAGTCATTGAGCAAGCCATTAAGGACTTAAATTATAAACCAAACCAAGTGGCGCGCTCTTTAAGTACGAAGCAAACGAAGTTTATTGGCTTAATTGTACCTGATATTATGAATCCATTTTTCCCGGAGCTTGCGCGTGCAGTAGAAGATGTCGCATTGATGTATGGCTATACAGTTGTGCTGTGCAATTCAGATAGGAAGGCTGAAAAAGAAATTCATTATATCGAAACATTGAAGCAGAAATATGTGGCGGGTTTTATTGTCACGACCAATCAATTGCAAGCGAGTCATTATCAGGACTTAGATCTACCGATTGTTGCGTTGGACCGTACAATTCATACATCGATTCCAACGGTGTCATCGAACAATAAAGAAGGGGCACGCATGGGAACAACTTATTTACTAGAACAAGGTTGTCGAAATATCGTTTGTCTGCGTGGACCCGAGGGACTTGGGCCGGCGGATGATCGGCTAGCTGGCTTTCTAGAGGCAGTTAAAGAGAAAAATATAACAACGCATATTATAGAATGTCCTTTCCATTTTGAGCAGTCGGAGAAAATTGCACAGGAATTTCTATCAGATACAAAAGGGATTGACGGCGTTTTTGCGAGTAGTGATGTGTCGGCAGCAGGTGTATTGAAGGCGGCGCATACACTAGGAATAGCAGTGCCAGATGATTTACAAGTTGTTGGATTTGACGGCATTACACTCGGTGGTATGTTGACGCCAGGGTTAACGACGGTAGCACAGGATGTTTATAAGATGGGCACACTTGCGACGCGGATGCTTATTAAATTAATAGAAGGTATTGAACTGGAAGATAAAGAAATTCAGGTTCCAGTTAAACTGGTTATTCGTGGGACAACGAGGAGTGAAGAAGGATGA
- a CDS encoding S-layer homology domain-containing protein: protein MKKLVTFTLLTLLLFSPLFQTEVFASDVDGHQMETELNYWIAKGVIQADAKGKFNPNKAVTRGEFASYIARALELPTSTKYTFKDLKANASLTIEIQNAAGAGILSGYPDSTFKANDKITRQHMAAMMYKALRYMELPADTTVFKFKDANKITANFVDAVSASVNLNIIRGDHRKDGVYFNPKDNATIAHASAFLFRMFAAADVLKPTVSSEPNEPSKPVEPSAPGVDPEVYKVSTISNGQLNPTSAIYKTYEDALAAYNASSSVQAIVKNNKVINMKDGRAFGAENPRQVTTLYSDAALRTEVTYIQKGREMKYIGSSPDHVIVEVAGATFYAKTSEVNLIPTELVTGYDFYEVGQDGLLYHNTYEQLAKIRGVYYIGQAPSAMQVGKKYTSFDGVHFDEMGTTNTIIHYPYFQFQSIRQPTSYSSVELDRYIYEILKDRENTGIARYQSATTQSKLIGLGDYLKTIEETHRVNAMFILATAIHESDYGMSGNAQTKNNIFGIQVFDSTPESGAIYLHPINSIDAFITRYINLNYANPLGAHANGAAPGNKAVGFNVKYASDPNWGAKVAGHMWRIDSFLGQRDYKQANLGRIIYTGPVGVNVRTSPDPLSEKLFSYKQKDPGYNATFGYPLVIVEETIGSDGELWYKVLSDANPPSDYGWIRADLVERVTSSH, encoded by the coding sequence TTGAAAAAACTAGTTACTTTTACGTTACTCACACTACTTTTGTTTTCTCCACTCTTCCAAACAGAAGTATTTGCAAGTGATGTTGACGGACACCAAATGGAAACTGAGCTAAATTATTGGATTGCTAAAGGGGTTATCCAAGCGGATGCCAAAGGGAAGTTCAATCCCAACAAGGCGGTTACACGTGGGGAGTTTGCCTCCTATATCGCACGTGCACTAGAGTTACCGACTTCTACAAAATACACATTTAAAGATTTAAAAGCCAACGCAAGCCTGACCATTGAAATCCAAAATGCTGCGGGTGCTGGAATTTTGTCCGGCTATCCCGATAGTACGTTCAAGGCCAATGACAAAATTACACGCCAACATATGGCGGCAATGATGTACAAAGCCCTTCGTTATATGGAGCTCCCTGCGGATACAACCGTGTTCAAATTCAAAGATGCCAACAAGATTACAGCAAACTTTGTCGATGCTGTGTCTGCCTCTGTCAATTTGAATATTATTCGCGGAGATCATCGTAAAGACGGTGTCTATTTCAATCCTAAGGATAACGCAACCATCGCACATGCGTCAGCATTTCTTTTCAGAATGTTTGCGGCAGCTGATGTGTTAAAGCCGACTGTGTCAAGCGAACCGAACGAACCGAGTAAACCTGTCGAACCAAGTGCTCCAGGCGTCGACCCGGAAGTCTATAAAGTAAGTACCATCTCAAATGGACAATTAAATCCAACTTCTGCTATATACAAAACTTATGAAGATGCATTGGCTGCTTACAATGCATCTTCATCTGTTCAGGCAATTGTCAAAAACAACAAAGTGATAAATATGAAAGACGGGCGTGCTTTTGGCGCTGAAAATCCAAGACAAGTGACGACACTTTATAGTGATGCCGCCTTACGCACTGAAGTAACCTATATTCAAAAAGGCCGTGAAATGAAATATATCGGCAGTAGTCCTGATCATGTCATTGTAGAGGTAGCAGGCGCTACTTTCTATGCCAAGACGAGTGAAGTCAATCTGATTCCAACAGAACTTGTGACAGGCTATGACTTTTATGAGGTAGGTCAAGATGGCCTATTGTACCATAATACGTATGAGCAATTAGCAAAAATTCGTGGGGTCTATTACATTGGACAAGCCCCTTCAGCCATGCAAGTTGGCAAAAAGTATACGAGCTTTGACGGCGTTCATTTTGATGAAATGGGAACAACAAATACAATCATTCACTACCCATACTTTCAATTCCAATCTATTCGTCAACCTACTTCTTATAGTAGTGTAGAGCTTGATCGGTATATTTACGAGATTTTGAAGGACCGTGAAAATACAGGTATTGCCCGTTACCAGAGCGCGACTACCCAGTCAAAACTTATCGGCCTTGGTGACTATTTGAAGACAATTGAGGAAACACATCGTGTCAATGCAATGTTCATTCTCGCGACAGCTATTCATGAAAGTGATTATGGCATGAGTGGCAATGCCCAGACGAAAAATAATATTTTTGGTATCCAAGTGTTTGATTCAACTCCAGAATCAGGAGCAATCTATTTGCATCCCATCAACAGTATTGATGCATTCATCACACGCTATATCAATCTCAATTATGCAAATCCACTAGGCGCACATGCTAACGGAGCCGCCCCTGGGAATAAAGCAGTCGGCTTCAACGTGAAGTATGCTTCAGATCCTAACTGGGGTGCGAAAGTTGCCGGACATATGTGGCGCATCGATTCGTTTCTAGGTCAACGCGACTACAAACAAGCCAATCTCGGACGTATTATTTACACTGGTCCCGTTGGCGTCAATGTGCGGACAAGCCCAGATCCATTAAGCGAAAAACTGTTTTCATACAAACAGAAGGATCCTGGCTATAACGCTACATTCGGCTATCCTTTAGTCATCGTTGAAGAAACCATCGGCAGCGATGGTGAATTATGGTACAAAGTGCTGTCAGACGCTAATCCCCCATCAGATTACGGCTGGATTCGCGCAGACCTCGTTGAGCGTGTAACGAGTAGTCATTAA
- the rbsK gene encoding ribokinase → MITVIGSINMDLVVQTDDFPKQGETVLGQLYTTVPGGKGANQAVAAARLGGQVQIVASVGNDSFGKELLENLQANAIDISGVRQSSKVASGIANILLSDGDNRIIVVPGANFEMTPAYIDDMEDQIRSSQLVIMQLEIPVPTILHTLELCSKLHIPVLLNPAPAGGYDKEFMRYTSYLTPNETECEQIFGTDMKTALESYPNQLIVTLGSAGARYYDGEKHIIVEGFKTKVVDTTGAGDTFNGAFAYAIVEGFDMKEAVQFANAAASLSVEKFGAQGGMPTRAAVDARLGSDQR, encoded by the coding sequence ATGATTACAGTTATCGGTAGTATCAATATGGACTTAGTCGTCCAAACGGATGATTTTCCAAAACAAGGTGAAACAGTTTTAGGTCAACTTTATACGACTGTACCGGGAGGAAAAGGAGCCAATCAGGCGGTAGCGGCAGCTCGTCTTGGTGGGCAGGTGCAAATTGTAGCGAGTGTGGGAAATGATAGTTTTGGTAAGGAGCTTCTTGAAAATCTGCAGGCTAATGCCATCGACATTTCAGGCGTTCGACAAAGCTCGAAAGTGGCTTCTGGCATTGCGAATATCTTGTTGTCGGATGGAGATAACCGCATCATCGTTGTACCAGGAGCTAATTTTGAAATGACGCCCGCGTATATTGATGATATGGAGGATCAGATTCGCAGCAGTCAATTGGTTATTATGCAATTGGAAATTCCAGTTCCAACAATTTTACACACATTAGAGCTTTGTTCGAAACTACATATTCCTGTCTTGTTAAATCCAGCACCTGCTGGTGGCTATGACAAGGAATTCATGCGTTACACATCTTATTTAACACCGAATGAAACTGAATGTGAACAGATTTTTGGAACAGACATGAAAACGGCGTTAGAAAGCTATCCAAACCAATTAATCGTGACCCTTGGAAGTGCAGGTGCTCGTTATTATGACGGAGAAAAGCACATCATTGTTGAAGGCTTTAAGACAAAGGTCGTCGATACAACAGGAGCCGGCGATACGTTTAATGGAGCGTTTGCCTATGCAATTGTTGAAGGTTTTGACATGAAGGAAGCTGTTCAGTTTGCCAATGCTGCTGCATCGTTATCTGTTGAGAAATTTGGGGCGCAGGGCGGCATGCCGACGCGTGCGGCAGTGGATGCGCGACTTGGAAGTGACCAGCGGTGA
- the rbsD gene encoding D-ribose pyranase, whose product MKKKGILNRELAATFARLGHTDQITIADCGLPIPDGVRCIDLSYIIGKPSFLEILGVVLDDLEVESAVIASEMVSMNPMIFDEIQHQVPQVTELPHEEFKQLTGRSKVIIRTGEATPYSNIILQSGVLF is encoded by the coding sequence GTGAAGAAAAAGGGGATTTTGAACCGTGAACTAGCAGCGACATTTGCCAGGCTTGGTCATACGGATCAGATAACCATTGCAGATTGTGGCTTGCCTATTCCAGATGGAGTCCGTTGTATTGATTTGTCTTATATCATTGGTAAACCATCCTTCCTTGAAATCCTAGGGGTTGTTTTGGACGATTTGGAAGTAGAAAGCGCTGTCATTGCAAGTGAAATGGTAAGTATGAATCCAATGATTTTCGATGAAATTCAGCATCAAGTCCCGCAAGTGACTGAATTACCGCATGAAGAATTCAAGCAATTGACAGGGCGTTCAAAAGTCATTATCCGGACAGGAGAGGCGACGCCTTACTCGAATATCATTTTACAGTCTGGCGTACTATTCTAA